In Raphanus sativus cultivar WK10039 chromosome 5, ASM80110v3, whole genome shotgun sequence, the following proteins share a genomic window:
- the LOC108858546 gene encoding F-box protein DOR-like, whose protein sequence is MKTRRQKLLADNSLPIPTDLIYEIFSRLSPKYIARCRCVSKVWSSILDHQDFTDQFLKKSSTRPRLLFAYETESKVFFFSSPQPQNPDEDTPPTTASYHMSLDLNHVYRIHKPISGLVCIGDFSSLNGRERPAMICVICNPSTGQSFTLPRIKTRKEHEMRSFFGYDPVEKQFKVLSMTLSDGNAISEEHHVLTLETGKLSWRLIECSEPHYPEYKSVCIDGVLYYRAAPNNTPSSMDEFMITCFDFRSEKFSFIKATAPGEVHRVPSLNLISYNGKLGSLKPNGSYSFSRENTSFEMWVLDDLEKKEWSKHSYKLPPQWQSVVPNNLKCVGVTGSNEIVFSEYIPSNPFYVFYYSLEKGTIRRVEIQGMEEFLTKHRVYTFLNHVEDVKLMKDVL, encoded by the coding sequence ATGAAAACACGGCGGCAGAAGCTCTTGGCGGATAACTCATTGCCGATCCCAACTGATCTCATCTACGAGATATTCTCGAGACTGTCGCCAAAATACATAGCGAGATGCCGTTGCGTATCGAAGGTATGGTCTTCCATACTTGACCATCAAGATTTCACGGACCAGTTTCTGAAAAAATCTTCTACTCGTCCTCGACTCTTGTTCGCCTATGAAACAGAAAGCAAggtattcttcttctcctcgcCTCAGCCTCAAAACCCAGACGAGGACACGCCTCCTACAACCGCCAGCTATCATATGAGTTTAGACCTAAATCATGTGTATCGGATACATAAGCCTATAAGTGGTTTGGTCTGTATAGGAGATTTCAGTAGCTTAAACGGAAGGGAAAGACCAGCGATGATCTGTGTGATATGTAACCCTAGCACCGGACAATCCTTCACTTTACCGAGGATAAAGACAAGGAAGGAGCATGAGATGAGAAGCTTTTTTGGGTATGATCCGGTTGAGAAGCAATTCAAGGTCTTGTCAATGACCTTGTCAGATGGTAACGCCATATCTGAGGAGCACCATGTCCTGACGCTAGAAACTGGGAAACTTTCATGGAGATTGATTGAATGCAGCGAACCTCATTATCCAGAATATAAATCTGTATGCATTGATGGTGTTTTGTATTACAGAGCTGCACCCAACAATACGCCTTCTTCCATGGATGAATTTATGATAACTTGCTTTGATTTTAGGTCTGAGAAGTTCAGTTTTATTAAAGCTACTGCACCAGGAGAAGTGCATCGTGTACCAAGTCTGAATCTGATCAGCTACAATGGTAAATTGGGTTCACTAAAGCCGAATGGGTCTTATTCTTTTTCTAGAGAAAATACAAGTTTTGAGATGTGGGTTTTGGATGACCTAGAAAAAAAGGAGTGGTCCAAGCATAGTTACAAACTTCCTCCTCAGTGGCAGAGTGTAGTTCCAAATAATTTAAAGTGTGTTGGAGTGACTGGTTCAAATGAAATTGTGTTCTCAGAGTACATTCCATCCAACCCTTTCTATGTTTTCTACTACAGTCTCGAGAAGGGAACTATCAGAAGAGTTGAAATCCAAGGAATGGAAGAGTTTCTGACGAAACATAGAGTTTACACCTTTCTAAACCATGTAGAGGATGTGAAACTTATGAAAGATGTTTTATGA
- the LOC108860713 gene encoding uncharacterized protein LOC108860713 isoform X2: MAVITKASFEVDQFQRIVKILRQRMLMFDRREWRGMYNTLTMLNHLLINGPLSVFKEFQHEKETIEDVITIEWISEKGFECGLKVRNIAEDVLKLLEDETFFKDERERKRKQSFGRITGFGSSSFIMHSETLSETNKGRDSLFLSEHQAFDNDRTVDDHPFVEKEHNTAELLLSSST, translated from the exons ATGGCGGTCATAACAAAAGCTTCTTTTGAAGTTGATCAGTTTCAAAGAATCGTAAAGATTCTACGTCAAAG AATGTTAATGTTTGATAGAAGAGAATGGCGTGGGATGTACAACACCTTGACAATGTTGAACCACTTGTTAATCAATGGACCACTAAGTGTATTCAAGGAGTTTCAACACGAGAAAGAAACTATTGAAGATGTCATAACGATTGAATGGATCAGTGAAAAAGGGTTCGAATGTGGTCTAAAAGTTCGAAACATAGCCGAAGATGTACTAAAGTTGCTTGAAGATGAGACGTTTTTCAAGGacgagagagaaagaaaacGTAAGCAAAGCTTTGGTCGGATAACAGGATTCGGAAGCTCGAGTTTCATCATGCATTCTGAAACCCTGTCTGAAACGAACAAAGGAAGAGACAGCTTGTTCTTGAGTGAACACCAAGCTTTTGATAATGATCGTACCGTTGATGATCATCCTTTTGTCGAGAAAGAGCACAATACTGCAGAACTCTTGCTTTCTTCTTCGACCTAA
- the LOC108856586 gene encoding sialyltransferase-like protein 1 → MRSHHQGGGRSKLTILQLLCAVAVFSVLLFTIQSSFFADSKVNILRPEDIQILSEFQSSVQQCVGDRGLGLSAHIIDHCNLILKFPQGTNSTWYNAQFKIFEPLEFKYNVCEAVLLWEQYRNMTTVLTREYLDVRPDGWLDYAAMRIAQLGADKCYNRTLCEEHLNVILPAKPPFHPRQFHKCAVVGNSGDLLKTEFGEEIDSHDAVFRDNEAPVNEKYAKYVGVKRDFRLVVRGAARNMVKILSGSDSEVLIIKSVTHRDFNEMIKTIPNPVYLFQGIVLRRGAKGTGMKSIELALSMCDIVDIYGFTVDPGYTEWTRYFSTPRKGHNPLQGRAYYQLLECLGVIRIHSPMRSERKEDWSSVPSRETITRAHASALRLQRSQQTTNLKSDGLGQFGNCKVWGDADPRKGPVSGSPDMSEVRKKSDYKKWEVMPFKSLRKEARDHYVQMQGVSQYKMDGNKLDDLVCVRHRPLESET, encoded by the exons ATGAGATCTCACCATCAAGGAGGTGGCCGCAGCAAGCTAACGATTCTTCAACTCCTATGCGCCGTCGCAGTTTTCTCCGTTCTCCTCTTCACCATCCAATCTTCCTTCTTCGCAG ATAGCAAAGTAAATATTCTTCGCCCGGAGGATATTCAGATCTTATCAGAGTTTCAGTCCAGCGTTCAACAGTGCGTG GGGGACAGAGGGCTTGGACTCTCTGCTCATATCATTGATCACTGCAATTTGATCCTTAAGTTCCCTCAAGGCACTAACAGCACTTGG TACAATGCAcagtttaaaatttttgaacCGCTGGAGTTTAAGTATAATGTTTGCGAGGCTGTTCTCCTATGGGAGCAG TACCGCAATATGACAACAGTGTTGACAAGAGAATACCTTGATGTACGCCCTGATGGATGGTTGGACTATGCTGCTATGAGAATTGCACAGCT GGGAGCTGATAAGTGTTATAATCGTACATTGTGTGAGGAGCATCTTAATGTGATCCTTCCAGCGAAGCCTCCTTTCCACCCACGACAGTTTCATAAGTGCGCCGTCGTTGGGAATTCAGGCGATCTGTTAAAAACAGAGTTTGGAGAAGAGATTGACAGTCATGATGCTGTATTCCGAGATAATGAAGCTCCTGTCAATGAG AAGTATGCCAAGTACGTAGGTGTGAAAAGGGATTTCCGGCTAGTTGTTCGTGGTGCGGCTCGTAACATGGTTAAGATTCTCAGTGGGTCTG ACTCTGAGGTGCTTATAATCAAAAGTGTGACCCACAGAGACTTCAACGAAATGATAAAG ACTATACCAAACCCTGTTTATCTTTTCCAAGGAATTGTCCTACGTAGAGGTGCCAAAGGAACAGGGATGAAATCCATTGAACTTGCACTGTCCATGTGCGATATTGTCGACATATATGGTTTCACCGTCGATCCTGGATACACAGAGTG GACGCGTTACTTCTCCACGCCAAGGAAAGGGCATAACCCATTACAAGGAAGAGCATACTACCAACTTCTAGAATGCCTTGGT GTAATCCGGATCCATTCTCCCATGAGGTCCGAGAGAAAGGAAGACTGGTCGAGCGTGCCAAGTCGTGAAACGATAACCCGAGCTCACGCCTCCGCCTTACGCCTACAAAGGAGCCAACAGACAACTAATTTGAAGAGTGATGGGTTAGGACAGTTCGGTAATTGCAAGGTGTGGGGCGATGCAGACCCTAGAAAAGGACCCGTTTCGGGATCTCCAGACATGAGTGAGGTTAGGAAGAAGTCAGATTACaagaagtgggaagtgatgccgTTTAAGAGCTTGAGAAAAGAAGCAAGGGATCACTATGTACAAATGCAAGGCGTGTCACAGTACAAGATGGATGGGAATAAACTTGACGATCTTGTTTGCGTGAGGCATCGTCCGCTAGAATCAGAGACTTAA
- the LOC108860713 gene encoding uncharacterized protein LOC108860713 isoform X1: MSKLMQNPVFHELKKQASFFIKEKIKTARLAVTDVTEEELLTEEVTGSALSLIDVRSMAVITKASFEVDQFQRIVKILRQRMLMFDRREWRGMYNTLTMLNHLLINGPLSVFKEFQHEKETIEDVITIEWISEKGFECGLKVRNIAEDVLKLLEDETFFKDERERKRKQSFGRITGFGSSSFIMHSETLSETNKGRDSLFLSEHQAFDNDRTVDDHPFVEKEHNTAELLLSSST, from the exons ATGTCTAAGCTTATGCAAAATCCAGTGTTCCATGAATTGAAGAAGCAAGCTTCTTTCTTCATCAAAGAGAAGATCAAGACTGCTCGTCTCGCCGTAACTGATGTTACTGAAGAAGAGTT ATTAACAGAAGAAGTTACGGGGAGTGCGCTCTCGTTAATAGATGTTCGGTCCATGGCGGTCATAACAAAAGCTTCTTTTGAAGTTGATCAGTTTCAAAGAATCGTAAAGATTCTACGTCAAAG AATGTTAATGTTTGATAGAAGAGAATGGCGTGGGATGTACAACACCTTGACAATGTTGAACCACTTGTTAATCAATGGACCACTAAGTGTATTCAAGGAGTTTCAACACGAGAAAGAAACTATTGAAGATGTCATAACGATTGAATGGATCAGTGAAAAAGGGTTCGAATGTGGTCTAAAAGTTCGAAACATAGCCGAAGATGTACTAAAGTTGCTTGAAGATGAGACGTTTTTCAAGGacgagagagaaagaaaacGTAAGCAAAGCTTTGGTCGGATAACAGGATTCGGAAGCTCGAGTTTCATCATGCATTCTGAAACCCTGTCTGAAACGAACAAAGGAAGAGACAGCTTGTTCTTGAGTGAACACCAAGCTTTTGATAATGATCGTACCGTTGATGATCATCCTTTTGTCGAGAAAGAGCACAATACTGCAGAACTCTTGCTTTCTTCTTCGACCTAA